The window AGCTCCTCCAGCCCCTCCCAGCCCGTCTCGCGGCCGTCGTTGGCCTGGGACTCCAGTTCGCCGACGACGGCCTCGGGAACGACCACGGTGGCGCCCGCGAACTCGCCGGACTCCACGCGCTCGGACACGCGACCGTCGATGATCACGCTCGTGTCCGGTACGATTTCCATGTCCGAACCTTGGCCGTCGCCCCTCAAAAGGGTGTGGAGTGCCGACGGAGCCCTCGGGTCGTCTCTCCGGCGCTCGACGGCGTGTTCCGTGTGGGAGTGCAGTGGCGGGGTGCGGAGAGCGACGGGATGGAATACGGTGGGGGAGTGCGCGTGGAGAGTGGTGGGAAGTGCGCGTGGAAAGCCGTTGGGGGGAAGGGGAGTGTGAAGAGTGGCAGTGGGAGTGCGTGTGGACAGCCGCTGGGGGAAGGGGAGTGTGGTGGGGGGAAATGGGGGGTGAAGGATGGTGGGGGGATTACAGTCGTCCGGTCACCGGGCCGGACGCAGATATGTTTTGGTGATGGATACACAAAAAATTACTTGCCGTTTCACCGATCGAGACCGGCCCCGGCGTCACTGTTGGCTCACCCGGAGAACGGGCGGGAGCGGCCGGAGAATCCCTCAGACCGCCAGGTACCGTTCGAGGTCGTCGTCGCCGGCGAGGTCGTCGGCGCCGAGTTCGTCGACGACGGTGCCGCGTTCCATCGCGTAACACCGGTCGGCCATCTGGCGGATCACGCCGAGGTTCTGCTCGACGAACAGGACGGTCGTCCCCAGTTCCTCGTTGATCGCGCGGATGTCCTCGCCGATCCGGTCGACGATCGACGGCTGCACGCCCTCGCTGGGCTCGTCCAGCAGGAGGAGGTCGGGGTTGGCCACCAGCGCGCGGGCGATGGCGAGCATCTGCTGCTGGCCGCCCGACAGCGTCCCGCCGTCCTGCGTGGCCCGCTCCTCGAGGACGGGAAAGAGGTCGTAGACCTCGTCGTACAGCGTCTCCGCGGAGCCGGCGTCGACGTGCTCGCCCATCCTGAGGTTCTGCTCGACGGTGAGGTCCGGGAAGATGCCCCGGCCCTGCGGGATGTATCCGATCCCGGCGCGGGCGCGGGCGTCGGCGGGCGCGTCGGTGACGTCCTCGCCGCGGTACCGGACGCTCCCGCTCTCGGGTTCGAGCAGCCCCATCGCGGTCTTCATGAGCGTCGTCTTCCCGACGCCGTTCTTGCCGACGACGCCGACGATCTCGCCCTCCTCGACGGCGAGGTCGACGTCGCGGAGGACCGGCGTCGCGCCGTAGCCGGCGGTCACGTCGGCCAGTTCGAGCAGCGCCATCACTCCTCACCTCCCAGGTAGATGCGGCGGACCTCGGGATCCGATTCGATCTCCTCGATCGGTCCCTCCCGGAAGACCTCGCCCTGGTGGAGGACCGTCACCGCGTCGGCAATCTCGGCGACGAAGTCGGTGTCGTGCTCGATGACGACGAAGGCGATGCCCTCGGCCTCGTTGAGTTGGGTGACGCGCTCGGCGATGCCTTCCCGCTCCTCGACGGAGAGTCCGGCGACGGGCTCGTCCAGCAGGAGGAGGTCCGGCTCCAGCGACGCCGCCATCCCGATCTCCAGTT of the Halomicrobium salinisoli genome contains:
- a CDS encoding ABC transporter ATP-binding protein — protein: MALLELADVTAGYGATPVLRDVDLAVEEGEIVGVVGKNGVGKTTLMKTAMGLLEPESGSVRYRGEDVTDAPADARARAGIGYIPQGRGIFPDLTVEQNLRMGEHVDAGSAETLYDEVYDLFPVLEERATQDGGTLSGGQQQMLAIARALVANPDLLLLDEPSEGVQPSIVDRIGEDIRAINEELGTTVLFVEQNLGVIRQMADRCYAMERGTVVDELGADDLAGDDDLERYLAV